A genome region from Plasmodium vinckei vinckei genome assembly, chromosome: PVVCY_07 includes the following:
- a CDS encoding quinone oxidoreductase, putative, with the protein MRGVILKGVNELVFSESLAKPTLEKCSIQNQGNDLLLKVLSVGMNRIDILIKENKYPKFPKGKSLGLEVSGIVEESNSNKFKKNDIVCSLLKYNGYNEYVLANSKHTIKIDPSKISMIEAASIPESFITAYKLIYYTARFPLINNNDQIVENKENIGTLNREEETNNTTTKYTPIQENDYYYYYKQFNNQIYGSYFGRREINILVYGALSSVGINLLQLLNYEKKRNIMNINKIIAITSNETKAKMAMEFGATDYAFHTDENFVDTILNISKNINLIFDCVGGGKMFENNLKICTNDTVWVIYGLLGGPKVTNFNLAELFTKRTLLLTSTLYDRSDNFKEELIHSFQHHILPLIYNNTLKFCIHKVLPIEQIEEAHSIIKNNINIGKVVCKF; encoded by the coding sequence ATGAGGGGAGTAATTCTCAAAGGAGTAAATGAACTGGTTTTTAGCGAGAGTTTAGCAAAACCAACTTTAGAAAAATGTAGCATACAAAATCAAGGaaatgatttattattaaaagtaTTATCAGTAGGAATGAATAGAatagatatattaataaaagaaaataaatatccaAAATTTCCAAAGGGAAAATCTTTAGGATTGGAAGTTAGTGGTATTGTTGAAGAGTctaatagtaataaatttaaaaaaaatgatattgtTTGTTCATTATTGAAATATAATGgatataatgaatatgtTTTAGCTAATTCGAAACACACAATAAAAATCGATCCTAGTAAAATATCTATGATTGAAGCGGCAAGTATACCTGAAAGCTTTATAACagcatataaattaatttattatacagCTAGATTTCcactaataaataataatgatcaAATTGTAGagaataaagaaaatattggCACATTAAATAGGGAAGAggaaacaaataatacaaCTACTAAATACACACCAATCCAAGaaaatgattattattattattacaaacAATTTAATAACCAAATTTATGGTAGCTATTTTGGGAGaagagaaataaatattcttgTTTATGGGGCATTAAGTAGTGTTggaattaatttattacagctattaaattatgaaaaaaaaagaaatattatgaacattaataaaattattgcaATTACATCAAATGAAACAAAAGCAAAAATGGCTATGGAATTTGGGGCTACTGATTATGCTTTCCATACTGATGAAAACTTTGTTgatacaattttaaatatttcaaaaaatattaatttaatttttgattGTGTAGGAGGTGGAAAAatgtttgaaaataatttaaaaatatgtactaACGATACAGTATGGGTTATATATGGTCTATTAGGGGGACCAAAAgtaacaaattttaatttggcagaattatttacaaaaagaaCTCTTTTATTAACATCAACACTTTATGATAGATCAgataattttaaagaaGAATTAATACACTCCTTTCAACATCATATATTACcattaatttataacaACACCCTAAAATTTTGCATTCATAAAGTATTGCCAATAGAGCAGATTGAAGAGGCACACAGTATTATTAAGAATAACATCAATATTGGAAAAGTTGTTTGTAAATTTtga